The genomic stretch ATTGTAGGGCAGCGAATCGGAACGATAAAGGAAGCCGATCTCATACTCGTTCTCGACGAAGGCAAGATCGTAGGAAGAGGTACGCATCAAGAGCTGCTTCAGACCTGCGAGGTTTATCGTCAGATCGCGAACTCTCAGTTATCGAAGGAGGAGCTTGAAATTGGCTAAACAACAGGTCGCAACCAAGCAAAACATCGATTTCAAAGGCACAATGGGCAAGCTCGTCGCGTATTGCAGGCCATATGTACCTCTTATTATCGTGGCCCTGCTGCTGTCCGTCGTCGGCACCCTATTTACGATTGTCGGGCCAAGCAAGCTGCAGGAAATGACGGATCACATTACCGTAGGGCTAATGGGCAAAATCGACATGGACGCGGTTTTTGGCATCGGTATACTGCTTTCCGTCCTATACGGTTTAAGCGTCATCTTCTCCTTCTTCCAAGGCTACATTATGGCTACGGTAACGCAGAAGGTATCGAAAAGCTTGCGCACGCGCATCTCGAAGAAGATTAACAAGCTTCCATTGAAATATTTTGATTCCACAAGCAATGGCGATGTACTGAGCCGTGTCACCAATGACATCGATACGATCGGACAGACGATGAATCAGAGTGTCGGGATGCTTGTAACTTCCGTCACCATGCTTGTGGGCTCATTGTTCATGATGTTCTATACCAATGTATGGATGACGTTGACGGCGATTATTTCGACGTTTCTAGGATTTGGCTTTATGACCATAATGATCAAAAAATCGCAAACGCATTTCGTTCACCAGCAGGCGAACCTAGGTGCATTGAATGGTCATGTCGAGGAAATATTCTCAGGTTACGATGTCGTTAAGGTTTATAATGGAGAGCGGAAAGCGAAGGAAACCTTTAACGAAATCAACGATAAATTGTATGAAAGCTCATGGAAGTCGCAATTTTTATCCGGCTTGACGATGCCGCTCATGATGTTCGTCGGCAACTTCGGCTACGTGGCGGTATGTATTGTCGGCGGAGCATTAGCAATGGATGGTCAAATTTCGTTTGGTGTTATCGTTGCTTTCATGCTCTATGTCCGGCTGTTCACTCAGCCCCTTGGGCAAATTGCGCAGGCCGCGACAAGTCTGCAATCGACTGCAGCTGCAGCCGCACGCGTTTTTGAATTTTTGGAAGAGAAGGAGCTTGAGGACGAGAGCCATAAATCGAAGGTGCTTAAGGACGTTAAGGGTCAGGTAGAGTTCCGGAACGTTTCCTTCGGATATGATCCGGATAAGCTTATCATTAACGATTTCTCAGCCCGCGCCTTACCAGGCCAGAAGATCGCTATCGTTGGTCCGACAGGGGCGGGGAAGACAACTATCGTTAATTTGCTAATGCGGTTTTATGAGCTGAACGGCGGGGAAATTGTCATCGATGGTGTACCGATCCATGAGCTTCCTCGGGAAAATGTTCATGAGCAGTTTTGTATGGTGCTTCAGGACACGTGGTTATTCGAGGGCACAATCAAAGAAAATATCGTCTTCAATAAGCAGGGCGTTACCGATGCTGAAGTGAAGGACGTCTCTAAGGCCGTCGGCATTGATCATTTTATCAGAACCTTGCTTCATGGCTACGACACGGTACTGAACGAGCAAGTGAACCTTTCCGCAGGTCAGAAGCAGCTCATTACGATTGCAAGAGCGCTTATTGCAAACGCCCCGCTGCTCATCCTCGACGAGGCGACGAGCTCCGTCGATACGAGAACAGAGCTTCTCATTCAAGAAGCAATGGACCGTCTGATGGTAGGAAGAACCTCGTTCGTAATCGCGCATAGGCTGTCTACGATAAAGAATGCCGATATCATCCTCGTCATGAAGGACGGAGATATTATCGAGAGCGGCAATCACAAGGAACTGCTTGCTGCGAATGGCTTCTATGCCGATTTGTATAATAGCCAGTTTGAGACTGCGGAAGCTGCTCTGTAAGAAGACATATGCTCAGAAAATGAAAGCGACGATAGTCTGATGCTAATAAACTCCCCTACGATAGACAGGTGAATAATTAAACCTGTCTCTGTAAGGGTGCTTGTTCAAAGTTCTACAAATGCTTCATGATATACATGTTTGTGGCAGGAGTTGCTTAGTATAAATGGCGGCTCCTGCTTTTCTGATATTATACCTGCCGGAAGTTATTTTCAAATAATCAAATCGGTTCTAAATTTCTTCCTTGAAAATAACCGCATCGGCGTCATTCAACTCAAGCAGAACACCATTCCTTTTTTTTATGGAATGGTGTTCTTGTTATTTGAAGGTGGCTTGAACTCGAAACCTTCTTTAAAAAGTCGTTTAAGTTCCATCGATATAGTCGTCAAAACGTTAGTAAGCTCTCATCGTGTTAATTACAATTATATAAGGGCTAGGTATTTTTCAAAAGAGGAGTGTTGTTACACAATGAGAAGACGTATTGAGATGAATGATGCTTGGCAATTTATTAGAAAGAATGAAGAGCATGCGGAAAATGAATCGTATAATGACGAGCATTGGGGCATCGTGAATATTCCCCATACATGGAACGCGATCGATGGTGCAAACGGCTATGAATATTATCAAGGGGCTTGCTGGTACAGAAAGACGTTTGCGATCGAACCTTCTTGCGAGGGGAACAGACTGTTTATAGAATTCAATGGTTCTAACAGTATAACGGATGTATACGTGAATGGCCTGCATATGGGTCAGCATAAAGGAGGGTACTCCACATTCAGGTTTGACATAACGGAGGCTGTTAATTTCGGTGCCAACAATGTACTTGCAGTAAAAGTCGACAATAAGGTCGTAGATGACGTCTACCCTCAGAAAGCAGACTTTACCTTCTACGGAGGGATTTACCGAGATGTCAATGTAGTTGTAGCGAATTCCGTTCATTTGGATTTAATGGATTATGGTTCTAATGGCGTATATGTCATTCAGGAAGAAGTAACGAAGGAAAAAGCTCGACTGATCATTCGGTCAAGACTTGTAAATGACGGTAATGAAGTGAAGGAAGTTA from Paenibacillus sp. FSL H8-0548 encodes the following:
- a CDS encoding ABC transporter ATP-binding protein codes for the protein MGKLVAYCRPYVPLIIVALLLSVVGTLFTIVGPSKLQEMTDHITVGLMGKIDMDAVFGIGILLSVLYGLSVIFSFFQGYIMATVTQKVSKSLRTRISKKINKLPLKYFDSTSNGDVLSRVTNDIDTIGQTMNQSVGMLVTSVTMLVGSLFMMFYTNVWMTLTAIISTFLGFGFMTIMIKKSQTHFVHQQANLGALNGHVEEIFSGYDVVKVYNGERKAKETFNEINDKLYESSWKSQFLSGLTMPLMMFVGNFGYVAVCIVGGALAMDGQISFGVIVAFMLYVRLFTQPLGQIAQAATSLQSTAAAAARVFEFLEEKELEDESHKSKVLKDVKGQVEFRNVSFGYDPDKLIINDFSARALPGQKIAIVGPTGAGKTTIVNLLMRFYELNGGEIVIDGVPIHELPRENVHEQFCMVLQDTWLFEGTIKENIVFNKQGVTDAEVKDVSKAVGIDHFIRTLLHGYDTVLNEQVNLSAGQKQLITIARALIANAPLLILDEATSSVDTRTELLIQEAMDRLMVGRTSFVIAHRLSTIKNADIILVMKDGDIIESGNHKELLAANGFYADLYNSQFETAEAAL